From one Negativicutes bacterium genomic stretch:
- the aroB gene encoding 3-dehydroquinate synthase, translating into MINKITIQTKPAYPVYIGDGLLADLPAYLGQLLAGRQLMLVCDTTVNSLYGDRVLRQLRTAGFRCERFVFSAGESAKSAAVLLALLNAMAAAELNRRDALLALGGGVTGDLAGLAAALYMRGIDYIQLPTTLLAAVDSSVGGKTAINLPAGKNLVGAFWQPKAVFCDTDTFASLPAAVWRDGMAEVIKTALIADAPLFRLLSAENQAEQWQEIISRCVEIKAEIVMADEREAGRRQLLNFGHTIGHAIESCSNYTIGHGHAVAAGMWLISKAAVRQKICAPELLAELTDLLRLQQLPLRYPYPAAQLAAAALHDKKRSGDRLNLVLPLQIGQCCFYQIAMTELEAWLQAALAESE; encoded by the coding sequence ATGATCAATAAAATCACCATCCAAACCAAACCAGCCTATCCGGTCTATATCGGTGACGGTTTATTGGCAGACTTACCGGCGTATCTGGGGCAATTACTTGCCGGCCGGCAGTTGATGCTGGTCTGTGATACAACGGTGAATTCGCTCTATGGCGATCGCGTGCTGCGGCAGCTGCGGACGGCCGGTTTTCGCTGTGAACGATTTGTCTTTTCGGCGGGAGAGAGCGCAAAATCCGCAGCGGTCTTATTGGCTTTACTCAATGCCATGGCCGCAGCGGAGCTGAACCGCCGTGACGCGCTGCTGGCTTTGGGCGGCGGCGTAACCGGTGATTTAGCGGGTCTGGCCGCCGCTCTCTACATGCGCGGTATCGACTATATCCAACTGCCTACCACTCTGCTGGCAGCGGTCGATTCCTCGGTAGGAGGCAAAACAGCAATTAATTTGCCGGCGGGCAAAAACTTGGTCGGCGCTTTTTGGCAGCCCAAAGCGGTTTTTTGTGATACCGATACCTTTGCCAGCCTACCCGCTGCCGTTTGGCGCGACGGTATGGCGGAAGTGATCAAAACCGCTTTGATAGCGGATGCGCCGCTTTTCCGGCTTTTGTCCGCCGAAAACCAGGCAGAGCAATGGCAGGAAATCATTTCCCGCTGCGTGGAAATCAAGGCGGAGATCGTCATGGCGGACGAGCGGGAAGCGGGGCGGCGGCAGCTGCTGAATTTTGGTCATACCATAGGGCATGCCATCGAAAGCTGCAGCAATTATACAATCGGTCATGGTCATGCGGTCGCTGCCGGTATGTGGCTGATCAGTAAAGCGGCGGTGCGGCAGAAAATCTGTGCGCCGGAGCTGCTTGCGGAATTGACCGACCTGCTGCGGCTGCAGCAACTGCCGCTGCGCTATCCTTATCCGGCGGCGCAATTGGCTGCCGCCGCTCTGCACGATAAAAAACGCAGCGGCGATCGTCTGAACTTGGTTTTACCGTTACAAATCGGACAATGCTGTTTCTATCAAATTGCCATGACGGAACTGGAAGCCTGGCTGCAGGCAGCCCTGGCGGAAAGTGAGTAG